gagctaaacgtgtgcagatcgcggaggtgtcgtaccttcagtgctaggatcggtcggatcgtgaagacattcgactacatcaaccgagttgtcataacgcttctgcttatggtctacgagggtacgtggacaacactcttcccttctcgttgctatgcatcaccatgatagatcttgcgtgtgcgtaggcaaattttgaaattactgcgctcCCCaacaggaagagggagaaggagagaaggaaaggggggccggcccactCTTCCCTGGGGGCACcccacttggccgcctcctcctctatctcactatggcccattaaggcccattaactccctggggggtttcggtaaccccctggtactccggtaattgCCCGAACTTATctaaaaccattccggtgtccaaacatagccttccaatatatcaatctttatgtctcgaccattttgagactcctcgtcatgtctgtgatcacatccaggactctgaactaccttcagtacatcaaaacacacaaactcataataccgatcgtcatcgaacgttaagcgtgcggaccctacgggttcgagaactatgtagacatgaccgagactcatctccggttaataaacaatagtggaacctggatgcttatattggttcctacatattctacaaagatctttatcggtcaaaccacataataacatacgttgttccctttgtcatcggtatgttacttgcccgagattcgatcattggtatctcaatacctagttcaatctcgttaccggcaagtctctttactcgttccgtaatgcaacataccgcaactaactcattagtcacattgcttgcaaggcttatagtgatgtgcattaccgagagggcccagagatacctctccgatacacggagtgacaaatcctaatctcgatctatgccaactcaacaaacgtcattggagacacctgtagagcatctttatagtcaccccgttatgttgtggcgtttgatagcacactaagtgttcctccggtattctggagttgcataatctcatcgtcataggaacatgcagaagtcatgaagaaagcaatagcaataaactaaacgattatagtgctaagctaacggatgggtcaagtcaatcacatcattctctaatgatgtgatcctgttcatcaaatgacaactcatgtctatggttaggaaacttaaccatctttgattaacgagctagtcaagtagaggcatactagtgacactctgtttgtctatgtattcatacatgtactaagtttctggttaatacaattctagcatgaataataaaaatttatcatgatataaagaaatataaataacaactttattattgcctctagggcatatttccttcaccgcgaGACCCATGAGCGGAAGTGGGGCGGCTCGTTCCACATGGCAGGTACACTTTCGCTCGTGGCAGGTACGGTTCCACGCCCATGAGGTGAGGCTCAACTTCCCCTTCGGCACACTCTGATCTACCTTGTCCCGCCAGAGCGGGGATGGTGAGCACTCGGATGGAGCAGGAGGACGGAGAGGCGAGGAAGCGCCTCAAGGCCGAGGCCTACATGGATAAGCTCCGCCGGCAgtacccggagctcgtggaggcggagcgggcgatatTTGCCGTCAATGACGGTGAAGTTGTTGTCATCTCCAACGACGAGGGTGTCAACAAGGGCGGCAAGGAGGATATCGACGTTGAGGAGTGGCAGAGCGTTTTCGCCAACGATGACAGCACCGGCCCGGACCCAGCTAACACCGAGTGTGGCCTCACCCGGAAGGACCGGCTCGACCTCCACTACGGCCGaatttagtttaaatttatgtttaatGTTCGGTTGCGAGGACTTCTTATATTGAACTTTATGTTTAAATGCATCAACTTTTGGTTAAAATTTGATTGAACTTGTGCAAATTTAGGGTTATTTTTGCGGGTTATGCAAATTTAATTTTATTTCGCTGTTTTTAGGGGGTCGGTTAGAAATGTCCGCGGGATCCTATCTATATCCTCATACGTCGCACCACGTGACCCCTATATTCAGCCCTGGctgctgcgtgcgtgtgtgtgtggtcaAACGTTCAACATTCTTGCCCATGGGGATGTATGGTAGGTATTCCTCGACGTCCCAACATTCCAAGTGTGCGCTCTCGGTTTCCCTCGACAAAGCCAGTTAGTTGTGTACCGTACCAAACCTGCACGCTGAAAACGCGGTCGAGATTCGAGAAAGCTTCCGTCCGTGTCCTGCTGCTGCTAGGACGAAATGACGAGCAACAAACTTGTAAGGTGGGCGTCAGGAAACTGTCCCGTCGATCTTATTGTGAGAAATGAGCAGCGCATCGGCTTGGAAAAGAAGCCTCAGGGGACATGCAACGACGACGTGACGACGCTTCCGTCCAGAAAAGGACCCGAGCGCCGACGAGCGACCGACCGAAGTCCAATCCCGGGTGCAAGCTTTGGGCGCTTTCGACGTCGGACAGTTGCATCGGCGCATCACACCGCACCACACACACCACGGAATTCTGATCCCGGAGGATGCGATCGTGTCGCATCGCATCGCAAGCAAGACGGGATTCCCTGCCCGCCTCGACGGAAACGTCTCCACCCTTTTGCCCCCCTGCTGACCTGGGCGCATGAGGCTTTATATCTTTCGGAATGTCCAAAGCATCCGCCATGTTAGCGGCAAGTCGGTGCCGAAAGCTCCATCGCCGTATCGCCTTCCGGTGCGTCTGCCCCAACAGCAGCCACGTCCGTGCGGCGGTTGGCGTTCAAAGCAGGGGAGATTTTCTCCTGCGCACGGCACGGATGCGACCCGAGCCCAACGAACTTGCTCCATCTGCCCCGATTTTTTGGAGGTGTCCGCCTGAGTTTTCTCCTCGGATGCTACTGTGCTGCCTGAAAGTTGCTTTACTGCCTAGAAACTTTTGTTGCATCCAACAAGTGCTCAAGAAAGCGCAGGGCTTTCTATGTTGCAAAGTACTACTAGTATTAATAAACTGCATCAGGAAGACAGTAGCTGAAATGCATCTTCTTGCTGACAGAACAAGGTTGCAAGAAAAAGATGGCGCCGGTAGCACCCAGACCAGCAAGCTGGTTAATTGTACCACAAGAGTTCCCAGCCCACTGCTTTCAACCATCCATCTGTTAGTTACACGAGCTAAATAAATTTTACTTGTGAGAATAACTCAAGGGAGCTAGGTCGCTCACAGCCTCTTCCTATCCAGTTGTTAAACTTTACAGCAGCAGAATAAAATTTACTTGGAGAAATAACTAAAGGGACGATGGCAGATTCTTCATCCAGCTGCTGCCGATCTTTGCAGGACCAAGATAAAATTTACTTGGGGAGATAACTCAAGGGACGACGACATGTTCTTCATCCAGCTGCTGTTGATCTTTGCAGGACCAAGATAAAATTTACTTGAGGAAGGGAGATAACTCAAGGGACGATGATAGGTTCTTCATCCAGCTGCTGTTGATCTTCACAGGAGCAAGATAAAATTTACTTGGGGAGGGGAGCTAACTCTCAAGAGACAGGGATGGGTTCTTCGGGTTCTACAATCTTTGCACCACAGGAATACCTCCTTTTCATCATTATAGCTCTGCTTCTGTACAGTGTTGGACTGGAGATCTTGACCATCCTTCTCCTCGGGGCTTTCGAAGCACCCGGTCTTCTCTTAGGCGTCGAGTTTCCAGCATGCCTGCCGTTCTTTACGGGCGTCGAGTTTCCAGCATGCCCGCCGTTCTTCACGGGCGTCTTGTCAGAGCACGCTTCGTCTCCGCAGAGATGGCCAAAGTGACCACGAGGATTCACGTAACAGTACGATGAGCTGACGATCCCTACGACCGTTGACGGGCGCACTGTCTGCATAAAATCCTCTAACTCTGCGAAACAAGCATGGTCGGTGTATGGCAGAGTGTAGGAATCCTTCTCAAATAGCTTTGGTGGTGACGAGGGATCATAGTTCATCTCTATTGTGCCCACTGCGCCCCGTCCTCGCCCTTTGCATTTGGTAGACTTTGCTGGTCCTTTGCCACTGAACTTGCTCTTTCCCTCGCTGTTTCTCCATAGCCAAGTGTTGCCTGAAGGCATGATTCCTATAGTTGGGCATACTGTGTTCAAAGCTTCAAGACTCTCGATGCTCAGGCCGTATCTTGGAACAGCCCGGACCCTCGTCAAGCTGGTCTGGGTGGTGAAGATCTCTCGATTGTCATCAATGCCTAGAAGGTGCATTGTCAGTAGGCGCTGGGGCCAGACCCAAATCTGACCAGGAAAGTGAGAAAATAATATTTTAGCCTTCAGAAGAAGAAGATCAATGTCTAGTGTTTATAAAGCAAATACAATAGCAGCGTGTGTATCAAAGTTCTGACGGCTACGCAGAATTTTAGACTAGATGACTGAGCAGGGGTGAGAACTTAACACCAATACTGAAGCATGTTTATGTTGAATAAAAGAATGGAAATAGGAAATTAAGAAACATATCAGGAGTAGAACATTGAGCATGTCAAGGAGAGGAGGCTTAGCACCTTCGTTTGTAGTGCTCTGGCTATATACAGCAAGAGGTCTTCTTTGCCAAGAGTGTCAATGCCAAGAATAACTTCATGATCAGGATGAGCACGAATAAGGTCAACTATCTGCACCCAACACTAAGAAAATATTAGTATAGAACATCCAACATAGCATGATGGACAACTTAAAGGTCACATACGCAGAAACTTTATGTGTAGGCGACTTGCTTACAAGTTGGGAATGACATCTTATTGCAGGTAAATCAATTAGCACTAGAACTCTAGACTATATCAGAGCACCCACCCCATTAGTAAAATAGGATGTGGGGCAGCTAATGCTGAACATGAGGAAGTACAACAGCTGTCCAACCAAATCCATGCCCAGTTAGTCTCTGGCCCCTTCAAGATGCAGCTATAGAAAACAATATGCCACTGGTTTTCACCTTTGACAGACATTTGGCTTGAGTGGCATCAACAGGCTATACCAAATTTCTTACTCAAATTCTATGAGCTCCATGTGAAATGCCGAAAGTATTGATGTATAAGCAGCATACTGTGTATATGAACTAGGTTGTAACTGACAGTCGCAACTGACACCAAAGGATGGACACCGAAAATTGCATATCAAAGTGCATCTGCTCATTCTGGAGACTTCACTGCTAGAATGGGGTCAGGCCTCCATGGCATTCTAAGAATTGTTTTCCTTAGGGATCCACAGCGTATAATCTTCCTAGTAATTTAAATCGCCACAGAAGGTGAGAGTGCACTTCTCTGAAGAAAATTTCAGACTAGTATGTTCTACGGTTGGCTGAAGTGACAACGTTGCGTACACGGGGCGGAAATTGGCACAATGGACGGAAGCAAATCTGACCTGCTGAGCGACGACGCGGCGCGGGGGGAAGTTGAGCGACGGGTGGCAGTAGGAGTTGTCCAAGTAGAGCACGTCGACGGTGTCCCCGGCGAGCGCGTCGAGGAGCGCCTTCTTCGCGGCCCGCGCCTTGTCGCACCCCAACTCCCACCGGAAATCCCCGGTGTAGAGCCTGCACCCGAGGTCGCCGCGGAAGAGGAACATGAGCGAGCCTGCACGCACGGCACGCGGCCACGGATTGGTCAGCGGGTTTACCGAGCGGCGGCGCGCGAGCGCATCAGGAGAGGAGGGTTTGGGGCGGGAGGTGTACCGGGGCAGTGGATGGCGGGGAGGGCGGTGACGTGGAGGGAGACGGTGCGCCCGGAGATGGGGGAGGTGAGGGAGAGCGAGGCGGAGGCGCCGGCGGCGATGGGGCGGATGAGGGAGGCGTCGACCCCCGGGAAGCGGGTGGGGAGGAGGCGCGCCGTGACGGGGGAGCAGTAGAGCGGGCCGTGGCGCCAGCCGGCCGCCGCGCCGAGGCCCCGGGTGTGGTCCTGGTGGAGGTGCGTGAGGAAGTAGGCCTGGCTGCCGCCGCTGAACGTG
The Triticum dicoccoides isolate Atlit2015 ecotype Zavitan chromosome 3A, WEW_v2.0, whole genome shotgun sequence genome window above contains:
- the LOC119269221 gene encoding 5' exonuclease Apollo-like, which translates into the protein MDEGLVSVDTFSGGSQAYFLTHLHQDHTRGLGAAAGWRHGPLYCSPVTARLLPTRFPGVDASLIRPIAAGASASLSLTSPISGRTVSLHVTALPAIHCPGSLMFLFRGDLGCRLYTGDFRWELGCDKARAAKKALLDALAGDTVDVLYLDNSYCHPSLNFPPRRVVAQQIVDLIRAHPDHEVILGIDTLGKEDLLLYIARALQTKIWVWPQRLLTMHLLGIDDNREIFTTQTSLTRVRAVPRYGLSIESLEALNTVCPTIGIMPSGNTWLWRNSEGKSKFSGKGPAKSTKCKGRGRGAVGTIEMNYDPSSPPKLFEKDSYTLPYTDHACFAELEDFMQTVRPSTVVGIVSSSYCYVNPRGHFGHLCGDEACSDKTPVKNGGHAGNSTPVKNGRHAGNSTPKRRPGASKAPRRRMVKISSPTLYRSRAIMMKRRYSCGAKIVEPEEPIPVS